The DNA segment AGGCCGGCTTTTAGAGACCAGAAGCTGGGCCCGGAAGCCCGAGCAGGGGATGGGGATGGAGGTGGGATGCTGCCTGAAAGCTGGctgacttgggaagctgaggtgcATGGGCTGCGGGGTCCTCCTACTGAGCCAAGTAGTGGACAATTCAAATAATCAGTAAATAGGGTGCCCCCAACATTCCCCGTGAAAGGCCTGGGAACAGAACaagacaattaattaattaattaatttttttaaaaagatttatttattgttatatgtatatacactgtagctgtcttcagacactccagaagagggcgccagatctcattacagatggttttaagccaccatgtggttgctgggatttgaactcaggaccttcggaagagcagtcagtgctcttaaccgctgagccatctctccagcccaagaaaattaatttattaaaggaTACTTTTATGTTTGGCTAAAATTGGAGGAATCAAAGTGGGAAGAGAGTTGGATCTGGGAACTATCTTGACATTTGGGTCATCTTCCGTTTATATAAGCTGTaagatttgggggaaaaaaaacccttaacCTCTACTTGATTTTGTCCTGGCTGTTGGATAGAATTACTGTACCTCCATAACCCCCGGAGGGTTAAGCAAAAATCTCCATAGCAGCCTAACATTACACTGCAGTGAAAAACAAGCTGAAGGAGCAAATCAAAGTTGTATATTTTTGAAAtcgtttttaaaaattctctcagccgggcgtggtggtgcacacctttaatcccagcactcgggaggcagaggcaggtggatttctgagttcgaggccagcctggtctacaaagtgagttccaggacagccagggctatacagagaaaccctgtcttgaaaaacaaaacaaacaaacaaacaaacaaaatgcatatATTATACCCCTACAacagtttctcttctcttctcccagtccATCACCTCCATCATATTAAGTGGATTTCCTCTTCAGACTCTTCAGAAAGAGGAAGCTTATATCATGTTGTTAGACATGCCTCTAAACCATAGAAGGGAACAGAAGTGAGGCTGCAGGTCCAGTTGGACCAATGCTTCTCAAGGATGGCTTCATCAGGGTGTCCACCAATGGAAGCTCTGAACTCTCTTCTCCCAAGTCACATTGCCAGCACTCAGAGCTGCCTGCTGGATACCAACTGATGTTTTCTTCATACTCCACCCTGAAACTGAAGTCTGCCTTAGTAAGGACAGGGTCAGTAGCCATGTAGGGCCTAGAGCCTGGGTTATAGGAGCCAGTTGCCTATCAACTTTCCAGTGACTGTCATCAAATGCTGGTGACTACAACCTGGCTAGATCTTTGGTCTGAactctttgccccttctctgGGGTCTGTTTAAATGCAATCAGGCAGGATCAGAAAAGTAATCAAGAGACCCAAATTCCCCTACATCAGTTTCCAAAATACCTTTCCTGAACCTGAATGGTTCCTGAaagtttaagattttaaaatgtatggaGTCAAAGTGCATTTTGGGATACATAGCAGACCCTCTTTCCAAAACAAGGCAATTAACAAAAACCACAACACTATTAGCATAATAGGGAACATACCCAAGGCTGGTGGCAGCTGGCCAACACTTTTATATGGCCATTTCAAACAAAGGAGTTTAACGTTGGGGATATTTCATTGGCTTTCCCAAGGTGACTTTCATAGTATCTGTTACCAAAGGGTCAGGatcttgtcttttcttcatttcaaaaGCCAATAAAATTAGACATGactttctatggctgtgatattACCTATAGCATACAGGTATACACTCACCTGAAATTTCTATGTATTACTGTCTTAAGAgaacacatttaaatatattacatatttaaaaacaacacatCAACTCTATACATCAATCTAGCAAGGCCTGAAAGGTTTCAAAAATCTGAAATAAATTACTTGTtctatatttttcaaataattaaataacCCAGGAGCTATTTTGAGCAAGATATTTTTACTTCACAAATGTGGTTATTCACACAGAATCACTTTGGGCTATATAgtagatcctgtttcaaaaacaggGCAAAAAACAAAGTGACAACCCAAGTAGCACAGTAACAGAAGATAACAGAGTGGAGGCTGCTGGAGAATGCAGGCTTGTAGTCACGTGAGAAGAAACCCGCTTTCACTGCTGGGCTATGCACATCCCTAAGCCAGGAGAAGCCCAAGCATGGAAAATAATACTCATGAATGCATGTGATATGACACAGTCTACAGAGGTCGGTAAGAATCAATTTAGTTGTCTGCTCCCCAACCAATCACGTCATGACATGACTTCCAgttcaccgtgtgtgtgtgtgtgtgtgtgtgtgtgtgtgtgtgtgtgtgtgcgccacaCAGTGGCTTAAATCAATACCCTCTCATTAGATATTTAATACGATTTCACTAATTTTAAACAATGCTGAAATACATTGCTGGATATATCTTGCACAGTTGCCCAATCTTATCTAAATGAAGGCTTCTGAGACCAGCGATCCATAAACCATAGACTAGAAGGCTCCAAGTTTCATTTAGATACATACAAAGAAGTCAGTGTGAAAAATCAAGAGCGTGGGCCAGAACAGAGTCTTTTGGATACTGACTGGGTAAGTCTGAAAAAAACCTTACcttaaactgaaataaaatgcTAGAGCTATCTTATCcaatttaaatatttctaattCTTGATGGCCACAGTGACCACAggacacaactactccaacaaggccacctctccaaatagtgccactccctaagcatatacaaactgtcACAATGAGTCTTCTAAACATTCAGTCAGGTGATGTTGAGTCTCAGCATCTTGAATGGCTTGGAGCTCCTAAGAGGGAAGCAGAAACACAGTGTGGATTTTGTCCTCATATCTTTTAGCTCCTGTGCAGATCACTTTCCCAGAGCTAAATGTGAGGGCTGTTGTCCTAGGCTCTTGAACCCTCATTATGATCCTGGTGCACCTCTGCGAATCAAAGCCAATGGGAGAATTAGTCTCTGCTGGGATTTAACACTAGTTTGGCTGGAAAACTGGACTGGAtatgaaaataatcttaaagaaactaaaataggATGGGAAAGAAACAATTCACCTCAGATTCACAAAGATTATATTCTAGATGATATTTGACAGCCGTTTTTAGAGTTACAGCTCCAGGGCTAGGAGCCTTTTAGGCTTTCTCTCAATTCTACCTCTCTAACCTCGTGTCTAAAACCCACTGGTGAGTACAGTTCTCACTGATGAGGCCTTCACACCACACATTCTGTCCATAGGCCACAGTGGTGCTGACTGCCTCCTCCAGGCCCCAGTAGCACCCAGCCCTGGTGGATTTCGTAGGAACCTCTACCAACATGAGGCTGATTTCATAGGAACCTTCTCCAAGAACTTGTGATCTGTGGGCACCAAATCAGGAAGAGAAGCAATGTACAACTAAGGCTGGCAAGTGGGCTAGAGAAACTTAACACGGTTAGAAAGTCCACtatggctgggcgtggtggcgcactcaggaggcagagggagccggatttctgagtttgaggccagcctggtctacagagtgagttccaggacagccagggctacacagagaaaccctgtctcgaaaaaccaaaaaaaaaaaaagaaaaagaaaaaagaaagtccacTATGCTAGTAGATGCCTGCagccccaacactcaggagactgagacaggaagattatgaatttgaagccagcctaagtTACACAATGAAAGACGCTCTTAAGAACAGAAAATTGGCAAAGCAGGGAGCACTCAGGAGAAGGACGCTTAAGGAAGTTTAAGGAAGTAGCAGTCCCAGCCTGCGTTTGTGCTTCCCTCTTAGGAGCTCCAAGCCATTCAAGATGCTGAGACTCACATCAGCTGACTGAATGTTTAGAAGACTCATTGTgacagtttgtatatgcttagggagtggcactatttggagaggtggccttgttggagtagttgtgtcctgtgggtatgggctttgagaccctcctcctagttgcttggaagtcagtcttccactggcagccttcagatgttGAACCCTCTGCTCTgtctgcactatgcctgcctgaatCTTGCCACACTCCtgtcttgataataatggactaactctctgaacctgtaagccagccctaattaaatgctgttcttatAATTTCCTTGGTTAtggcgtctgttcacagcagtaaaaccctaactaagacactcacaCGGCTTCTCTCCCTGTTGAGTACTCAGTGTCCCCTTTCTGTTTTCCCATGTGCCTGTTTCTTTTCAACTCTACAACTCTGTTTCCTCCCTGCTTTCCTCAGTCTGACTGGCAAGTTTATCTATCCCATACCTGCATTCCTTTACTGGTGTTAGAACCAACTTCTTTAGGATTCTAATGTACAGTAAAGAGCAACTGCTCTCTGGGAATCTTCCAGGCCTCCAGCACCAGTTTGGAAATGCTGAGACTTTCAGCCTTAGTGACCAAGTAACTCCCTGATGCTTAACCTCTCCAGAGTGAGACAGCCCTTGCTGGAATACCTGGACTATATACCGTTAAGTCAGATTAATAAACCCccctttattatatatacagtctACCATTTCTTTTCCTCTAGATAACACTAACACATGCCATACAAGACCTGTCTGCTCATAAGCTTCATTCTGGGCTCTGAGTCCATGCAGGCATCTGCTAAACTGAAACCCTTCTTGTCACCTGCCTCTCAAACATAATACAGCCCTACTCCTTCTCCACGGCCTCTCCGTTCAGGGCTGAGGTGCAGGCCTTCTCAAGCACAATGTTCTGATATAAGCAAAATTGGCAGTTGCCCATATCTGCTGTGGAGGACTATTGTAATGCTtttatttggggtgggggtgggggtgggggtgggggagggcagggagatGGAAAGAGAAGTTGTCAGGAACTAGAACTAAAAGGAAAGAACATTAGGATAAATTCCATTgcttctagctctctctctcagtaaaaagagatttattttgcttcatgtatgggtatttattttatgtatgggtgttttgcctgcatgtgtatttatcaccatgtgcatgtctggtgccatggattccctggaactggaggtacagacagacagacaggtgtgagctgccatgtggatgctgggaactgagcctggcgTTTCCAGCTCTTAAGGGAGGGAAAGCCCttcctccctcagctcctccttccGTGCCTTTTTACTCCTCTCGTCAGGGGATGCCTTTCCCTGCAGTTGTGTCTGCCTCTGAAGGATGGCAGCAGGGCTAATTGTGACTACACAATACAAGGCCATGGTGAGTCAAAGAATAAGGAGAGGAAAGCAGAAACTGAGTATCAAAGGCAGCTGAGCATGACAGTGGGATAATTTGAGAAAAGCAAAGTACCTAATAGGGAGGCATGGCCTGAGGATGGAGTTAGAGTAACTGCTCGATAGGAAAGGAATTTGTCTTCTCTTTTGTTTGGtatgagactgggtctcactgtgtatctgcgctggctagttttatgttaacctgatacaagctagagtcacccaAGAAGAAGAACCctaagttgagaaaatgcctccataacaccaggctgtaggcaagcctgtagaacattttcttagtgactgatggggtagggctcagcccattgtgggtggggccatctttgggctggtcatcctgggttctttaagaaaggaggctgagtaagccatgtggagcaagccagtaagcagtgcccttcatgacttctgcatcaggtCCTATTCTCAGGtccctgccttgtctggcttccttCAAGGGTGGACGACACTATGGAAGTGAAAGCCAAATAGAGCCCTTGCCTTcaccttgcttttggtcatgtttcaCTGCaccaatggaaaccctaagacagtatcCCAAACTGGCTTGGAATGTGATTCttttgcctctccctcccaagggcTGAGCTTAACAGGTTTGCACCACCACAGCCACTTTGTATAATTTTTCTCTTTGGGGCAGTTACGACACCAGCAGACTCAAATGACATTCAGTCAAAGCAGGGCCTGCAGTCAGTGAACTGGCTCAGTGATGATAGTGGTAGGAAGCCTAAAAGACCCTCAGAAGCCCCCATTCCTTTCCAAGtctcagaggaaaagaaggagaagttaATGATCTAAGAGGAGGCAGCAGTAGTGGCCTGAGGTACCATCAGGGTGGGACATGGCGGTGCAGGCTtactagcacttgagaggctcaAGGGCAAGGGAGAGCTGAAAGGCAGAGTGCTTGCACGGTACACGCAAGACCCTGGGCTCAACCTCAACATCATGCACAGAAAAAAAGCAAGCCTAGAACACAGACAGGTACTTTGTGGGCGCCTGTGCGACTTACTGTGAACCATGGATAGGGCAGACTGCGGAATGGTCTTCCCACGGGTGTACTTCTAGAAAGAATTGCATACACTAGGGTACGTGAATGCATTCAAAAGCAAGCACGTGAAGGGAAGGACCTGGAATGTCTGAATTGTCCCTATGGGAAAGGTGAAGATCTGGAGTATCCTTGAGTCTTTAGCATGACCAGAGAGAGTATTCATAAAACATAAACCAGGTATATTCCCTCACAGTATCTGTACTTGCTTAAACTGTAAAACCATCTCACCTATGTATGCCTTACCTTAGTAATAAAAATGACGAGCAATCTGTTGGCACTGCTCTTGTGCTCAAAGGCCTTGCCCAgtcagaccccacccccaccccacagctcCTCAGGATTTCCCAGCCCTATCTACAGACTTAGCCTTGCTGGTTGGGGTGGGTTGACACTTACATTACAAAGCATTCGTTGCCCTTCTCCCACTTAAGAAACCTTCAGGCAGTACTCTTTCTCAGcacacacaccctcctcccctgccccccaaagGTCGCTGGGAAGACTGCTTGTCACCCCCCTTTATCATTACAGGACTATGTTAATCCCCTATCTACTGACATGCAAGAAAAAATGAACCCAATGACCTTTATGACCTTTTGTGAGCAGCCCTGCCCTGAGTCGCTAGCTGGAGGAGCTGCATAAAGTGAGCTAGACATACAAACCCTAAGGTTATGGCCACAGGCCTTCAGTACAAAAGACTACTgtagggggagaggaaggaattaGGGCATTCTGAAGATAAGCCACTAATTTGGTTCAGCTTAAAAGGAAAGAGGATTGTGGTTAAATGTGGTTAAATGTTGAAAAGTAAATCCAAGTGGATTTGATTAACTGAAggtgaaacacacacacctattcatAGAACTCAAAAGAATGCCAAGGTCTGTGTTTTGACATGAACCAGAGGGGGTACTGATCACTTAAATAAGAAATAACTAAAGGAGAAGGCTGGGGAACTTAAGTTCAGTTTTGGATACCTTAAACTTAAAGTGTGTGCCAATCAATTTTATATCAACGTAACACAAGTTTGAGTGTGGGAAGGGGGAACTTCAACTGGGAAAACTGTCcacaccagattggcctgtgagatGAGAAGTCTATGGTGCATTTTCTTCaatgatgattgatgtgggagggcccagctcgctgtgggtggtcctgggtgctataagaaaacaggctaagcAAGGTGaacagagcaagccagtaagcagcacacctCAGGGCCTCAGCTCTAGTGCCTGCCTGTACAGACTGCCTTACAGAATGCTCCAGACTGTAaagtgaaataaaccttttctttcccaagctgattttggttgtggtattttactacagcaataaaaaccccaagACAGGGTGCTACATTTGTACCCAGGCAAAGATGCCAAAGGGCAGCTTGGTATTTGGGAGGGCAGTCCTGGCTAGAGATATAAAACTGGAGTTACCTATATCCTAATGAATTTCATGGCTTAAGACTGGACACAATCACCCCACATGCCTGTGCCAACTGTCTGAGGACTCTCGGATGTTAGGACTGTAGACATagacaggcacagtggcacaggtgccagcactcaagagactgaaggcaggAGACAACTCAGTCCAAGCTAAGACTGAGAAATGAGAACCAGCAAAGGCAACAGAGAGTCAGCAAGAAAGCAGACAATACATTCTAAAAGAGTAAGTGTTAAATGTTTCAGACAGACTTATAAAAGAAGTAGAATCCACCATTATATTTGTGACTAAGTAACTAATGATATGGTAACAACAAATCTGCTGAGAtagtttaattttcattttctgagatagggtctcatgtagcccaggctagccctgaactcactaTATACCTAAGGAAAACCTTTAAAttctcatcttcctgtctctacctgcaAAGCATGGAGATTCCAGATGCCTAATCACCGCTTATATAGCTTTGTATCAAGCAAATGTTCTACCACCTAAGCTCCACCCTCAGCAACAGAATAGATTTTCATAGCGAATTCAGAGGAAAACCGGAGGCAACTCTTTTAAGCCACGCTGTGAAGTTGCAGCTAACCTGTCAACTCACACTCAGTGAGAGCAGCTGGATCTGCTTAGCAATTAGGACATAGCTCAGAACTGTCCAGGTCAATCAGCGTATAGCTACTCTATAGAGttctcaaaacccaaaccaaaccaaaccattacACATTCCTGTCTGGGGCAGTTTTCAACTGTGATACTAACAACATTTTTGCATAGGACTTTATTTGTGGGGCTTTATTAAAAACTGTAGGGTATTTTCTAGCATCCttggctttatttatttcctctgtgtagccctggctgtccttgaactcactctgtagaccaggctggcctcgaactcagaaatccgcctgcctctgcctcccaagtactgggattaaaggcgtgcgccaccaccgcccggcttggcTTCTCTTTTTAAGATGTagctttatttcatgtgtatgggtgttttgcctcatGTGTGCATGACATATGTGCCCGGCgcccagggccagaaagcatcagatcccctggaactgaagataCTGACAACAGTGAGCTGCCACctgggtgctaggaatccaaCTGGAGTCCTctgtaagtgctcttaatcaatGAGCTCTCTCCAGCCCGCCTTGGCTTCTCTTTAGTAgcatcttctctttgtcctcctaAGACCAAACCAGACTTGGTTGAGAACCTCTTGTCTGTGggaatggaacagaaatcagAGTATCTAAGTATAAATGATATAAAGTATTCAGTATGGAGCTGAGAACTTGATAAATGTGTGCTCCTTGCTTCTAATTTAAAGAACCAAGGTATGATTTCTATGAGAATGGCTCCACAGGCTTATATATTTAAGTGCTTGCTCCCCagttgtggggagcgggtgtggcggcagtcccaaaggcgccagggactgcagctaagtcatatgacttgcacctgacttcctcatataagacacaaacatcttgagtgctgcgcaggtgtaccaggatacaggtgaatccaatttggtggagatttgcccctgctgccctgattagctgaagcctcgtgactggcgagggggcgtggcctgcggtgcgtggatgagagtataaaaggagtgagaggcccagggttcgggggagatataaacaagaagaatcaggactgaataaactgctgttagaaggactggtggtcgcgtcgttcttgctggtcgagagcgggcgcgacaccCAGTTGGTAGGACTGTTTGAGAAAGATTGGGAGGTATGGCTGTATTGGAAGAATTGTGTCAATGGGTATGGGCTCTGATGTTACAAAAACCCACTCTTCCCACTTAGTGCGtgctctcttctatctctctgcCTTCCCCTACATATATCTAtctctgagtgtgtgtctctctgtctgtctatctgcctgcctctaactTGCTGATCTAGGTATAAAGTGTGACAGAAGTATAATTGGGGCTAAGGATGCAGCTCAGGTGGTTCTGTGGGTTCAGTCTCTTACACTGTGTGGGTGTGGGAGGTGGAGGCGGGTCAAGACCAGGCGAAACTTGATGATACCttggatttgtttttttaattattattaatggtAAAGGGAGAGGAAGCTTCTACAACAAAGCGCTTATTTGCAAGGGAAGCCTGTAGAAAGGAAGtaagggtgggggttgggggtccGGGTGCAGGGATGAATCTGAGTAGCAAGGCTGAGGCTGAGGGACAAGAAGTGACTGAAATACAGAACAATGGGCTGCAAAGGACAAAGGCGATAACAAGAAACAGAAGAggtggggcatggtggtgcaggcttCTAAACcctagccctcaggaggcagaagcagaggtggatctttctgagtttgaagcaagCCTAGTTTCCCATAGCAAActccaggccagctaggactacagagagtctctgtctcaaaaaaaaaagatggggagaaaaggaagaaaagcaaactgaggagggaaggaggacatGTGCTCCACGTCTAGGCCCAGGGGTACAGGGATGTGAAAGATTCACCAACAGGTAGTAAGAGAAGCAGGGACTAAGAAACCAGGTCTCAGAACAATGAGAAGGGACCATTGGGAGATGAGGGTGAGACGGTGAGGGGATATGGATTTTATAAATGAATgacggagagagagagggagggagggagagagagaatatgaatgaatgaaaagacaCATGGCTAAAAGAGGGCAAAAGAGGAGCTTGGTAGTTTAGGACACCTTGTGTCAATATATACAAGATAAAGGGCACAATATCTGTAGTTCTGACGCTTGTAGTGGTGATGGGGCATTGTAAATTTGAGGTGTCCCTCAAATTGGCCCGTGAAGTATTTATAGTAGTAGTACATCAATAAAGTTATGAAGGCAGCAGTTTTACTTAAATTACAAATTATACATTTCCAGGCCTTTTTAAGGGTTGTCCTGGATGTCCACTTCAGTGAATGTAAACACAGTTAACTGCACAGTGGTCAGCACAGGGCATGGCACTAAAATACTATTAGCTAGGGTATTTCTGCTAATGGGATGTTAGTATGGCACCCAGGGTTTTCTCCAAGTAGCAGCCATCAAAAGTAGCTGCGCCACCAACCAAGGTGCTACTCTGACCCCCACCAGTTGTCCCTGAGATCAGTAAGACTTTACCCAGTGCTAACTGAAAAACACAACCTAATTATCAACATACAAAACCAAATTTTTATTGTGGCGTCATGTTGGGTTTCCATAGGGACCCTAAGCCTTATATAGGGTCCATACCCTTGTCAGCGAAGAGGGCAGTCTAGAACATTACCAAGACTGACTCTCAGTTGAGCATTCCTCCTGGAAAGCTCTTctctttctgatgatggtgttaGTCCCTCCATGTCACTTCCACTTCATCTGTCCTATACCTGCGGAAAATGGGAAAAACTCTGTAAAGGACTGACGACCCCTTAGcaatttgtttgagacagtgtctgtagcccaggcttatAGCAAAaccacaatcttcctgccttgatCTCTCCtcacatgctgggattataggtgcacaGCACCATACCCATCACCCATAgtattttttgttcttgtttttcaacTTTCTTACATGTTGGTTTCTGCCTATCTCCTATATCTACTCTCTCTAAGGTGTCTGCCACTCACCTCTGAGTAATTGCAGAATCTTTGAGAGGAGTCCTGTGCCCAGCCTGAAACATCTCCCAACCAGCTTGGGCTATCATGGCTCCATTGTCAACgcagaatctggaaagaagagAACAGAACTTGTGATTAAGACACAGAGAAGCCATAATAATGGGAAGAAAAGAACTTGAGACAAAGAAGGGGACTTCACCtctcatctgttgcaaagagctGGGCTCCCCGCTCCTGGCACATTGTCCCCATCATCTCCTGCAGCCTCAGGTTACCTACAAGGAGAGAAGACACAGTGAACTTAGATTTGGCCATCTTGCTATCACACCAGCTGTGCTCCCATGAGTTTACCAGGAGACCAGGGAAAAGGattgggaaacaaggaaaggagatGGAACAAATAATCCTCCAAACTCTGGCAATTTAGAGTATCAGGAGGGAGAAGGCAGCTCACTGCCCACGGATACACACATCCAACTCCTCCGACGATGAGGGCTTCCTTGGAGCCACAGTGTGCCATGGCTCGCTCCGTGATTTCCACTAGCATTGCAAACACGGTTTCCTGTGGAGGACAGACACGGGGGAACCTCAGAGGCATATCCCATTTTACTTCAGCTCTAGTCTAGAGCATGTTTTACACCCCAGCTTTTCACTTACCTGTAAGGAGAAACACAGGTCTTCAGGAGTACACTCTCCAGTGGCCAGCATTCGCTGCGCTGCATCCTGCAATTAAAGGGGCAGCGATCCAAAAACATGAATACCAGTATGAGgctttcataaaaacaaaacctcctGGCTTTGGAAGGATCACTGACTTCATCACAATGAGATTACGGGAGGGATGCACCCCCACATTGGCTTctccttttaaaatctttttcctCTTTAGGAAGGGATTGTTTTGTCCTGTACTGTATCCCAATCATTGCAGTAGTGCCTGGCACATAGACAATATCCAGTACCTGCTAAATGAATCTATTCAGCACCTACTATGAGCGAGCGCTTATGCAGGAAATAATGGTGAGCAAAGCAGACATGTCATTTTAAAAGCAgggattgctctctctctctcctaacacTCACACTCACCTCAATGAAAGACAGAATCCCTGAAAACGAGACATCCATCCCCTTTACAGTGTATGGCAGCTCGACTAGCTTCTTGCCTCTATGTAGAAATGAATAAAAGCACTAAAGCCAGAGTCAGCTGGCTGCTCACCCTCCAGAACCCCTCCCATACCTCATTAACATAAACGAAAAGACGTCTCTAAAGCTGCACAGCCAGGGCTCTTCGCCTTCACATCCTCTTACCGCTTTGCCATCTGCTCAATGTTGTAGCCTGGACTGGGGTCATTGGAAATCTAtcagcaggaggagagagaagtagAGAACCATGAATGAACAATGTAAAACACATTTTTCTCATATCTACTCAGCACTCTGGGGCTCCTCCCCAAACCAACAAGCAActggtatatatttttataaaccaTACACATGGACAGACACATTAGTAACAACtaacagatacacatatacataagggCTCAATTTTCTACCTATGTTAAATATAATGACAAAGACTAACTTTagatatacaagaagcctaagaTCTAGTTACTTCTTCttgccttttccttctttttgtttcccAGACCCACATCTTATACACTCTACAGTCTCAGTCGCCTACCTTCAGCACCCGAGCAAAACGATCCAGGCAGTTTCCCACGGCGATATCAATAGTTTCTCCAAAGATGCGATAACGATGTTCTGAGTAGGAAATCACCTGAGAAGAGTGAGACCATGAAGCTTTCAGTCTGTAAAATGGGGTGTTCAGCTATGTGGAAGAAAATAGCATAGT comes from the Mus musculus strain C57BL/6J chromosome 14, GRCm38.p6 C57BL/6J genome and includes:
- the Osgep gene encoding probable tRNA N6-adenosine threonylcarbamoyltransferase, yielding MPAVLGFEGSANKIGVGVVRDGTVLANPRRTYVTAPGTGFLPGDTARHHRAVILDLLQEALTEAGLTSKDIDCIAFTKGPGMGSPLASVAVVARTVAQLWNKPLLGVNHCIGHIEMGRLITGAVNPTVLYVSGGNTQVISYSEHRYRIFGETIDIAVGNCLDRFARVLKISNDPSPGYNIEQMAKRGKKLVELPYTVKGMDVSFSGILSFIEDAAQRMLATGECTPEDLCFSLQETVFAMLVEITERAMAHCGSKEALIVGGVGCNLRLQEMMGTMCQERGAQLFATDERFCVDNGAMIAQAGWEMFQAGHRTPLKDSAITQRYRTDEVEVTWRD